From a single Bacteroidota bacterium genomic region:
- a CDS encoding helix-hairpin-helix domain-containing protein, whose translation MRNLFIILIFVFPHLVKSQSVTSPVSEEIIEAQQEAADNSGNQEVPDPEQEWTLDLNAADITEIISSPLITNVQATAIIRHREVFGRFLTVEELQVTDQFDTEQLRKIRPFVKCGQAIVDEKFKLNELLAAARHEVLFRARRVLQDKEGFSNDGIFPFYRGDPNHFNFRYRMQAGRYFSAGIVMEKDAGENLLSRNNGGRMDYFSWHVYVKPERLVETIVVGDYQVQFGQGLVAWKGLSLGKSSEVQQFFRRGAGIRPYSSSGESGFNRGLAFTLLKQNWKFDGWTSYQKRDASLFPADSVFSNFYVSTIQESGLHRTSDEMSDKAVLDQFIAGGHLQWQNDRFRNEFTFQFQHFSFPLWPGDDPYERYDPVGRKFFNTGWSGRYVLPNATVYSEVATDAQGDPALIAGLLFMPDQRWTISLHYRNYDRAYQCIGCDALREGSKVQNENGFLTGILWQISTRVKMQGYLDYFSFPWLRFTSSSPINGKEWLGQFTYAPNRSTEIYVRYKQEEKPSDESVLFKKVPLPVIKNNVRVNVQWMNGKNWEFQARCEWVGIRQLESRQEGVMFYQEIRYKPMGKAYSFSLRWSVFSTESYDSRIYTYEQDMAGAFSLPAYSGTGYRYYLITRYRLMKGLDIWLRYSTSVFPNPTASGEEIEGKDEIKAQIRWQF comes from the coding sequence ATGAGAAATCTATTTATTATACTTATTTTCGTTTTCCCCCATCTGGTGAAATCTCAATCGGTCACCTCACCGGTTTCTGAAGAAATCATCGAAGCCCAACAGGAGGCCGCCGACAATAGCGGTAATCAGGAAGTGCCCGATCCGGAGCAGGAGTGGACCCTGGACCTGAATGCCGCCGATATCACCGAAATCATATCGTCTCCTCTTATCACCAATGTACAGGCTACAGCGATTATAAGGCATCGCGAAGTTTTTGGTCGCTTTTTGACAGTGGAAGAACTGCAGGTGACGGATCAGTTTGACACGGAGCAGTTGCGAAAAATCAGGCCCTTTGTGAAATGTGGTCAGGCAATAGTGGATGAAAAATTTAAATTAAATGAATTGTTAGCTGCAGCCCGACATGAAGTCTTGTTCAGGGCAAGAAGAGTTTTGCAGGACAAAGAAGGGTTCTCGAATGATGGGATATTTCCATTTTATAGAGGAGATCCTAATCATTTTAACTTTCGTTATCGCATGCAGGCCGGTCGCTATTTTAGTGCAGGAATCGTGATGGAGAAAGATGCCGGGGAGAATTTGCTTTCGCGCAATAACGGCGGACGTATGGATTATTTTTCATGGCATGTCTATGTCAAACCCGAAAGGCTGGTGGAGACGATTGTAGTGGGAGATTATCAGGTGCAATTCGGTCAGGGTCTCGTCGCCTGGAAAGGACTGTCGCTGGGGAAGAGTAGTGAGGTACAGCAGTTCTTTCGACGAGGAGCGGGTATAAGACCGTATTCCTCTTCCGGAGAATCAGGATTCAACAGGGGATTGGCGTTTACGCTCTTGAAACAGAACTGGAAATTTGATGGATGGACGTCTTATCAGAAGCGTGATGCTTCATTGTTTCCTGCCGACTCGGTCTTTAGCAATTTTTATGTCAGTACGATACAGGAGAGCGGCTTGCATCGAACTTCTGATGAGATGAGTGACAAAGCTGTTCTGGACCAATTTATCGCAGGAGGGCATCTCCAATGGCAAAATGATCGATTTCGGAATGAATTTACTTTTCAATTTCAGCATTTCAGTTTCCCCCTCTGGCCCGGTGATGATCCGTATGAACGTTATGATCCTGTAGGAAGAAAATTTTTTAATACAGGATGGTCGGGGAGATATGTTTTACCGAATGCCACTGTTTATTCAGAGGTCGCAACTGATGCACAAGGCGATCCTGCATTAATTGCCGGACTCCTTTTTATGCCTGATCAACGCTGGACCATCAGTCTTCATTACCGCAATTATGACAGAGCGTATCAGTGTATCGGTTGTGATGCTCTTCGTGAAGGGAGCAAAGTGCAAAACGAAAATGGGTTCCTGACGGGAATTCTTTGGCAGATTTCAACGCGTGTTAAAATGCAGGGATATCTCGATTATTTTAGTTTCCCCTGGCTTCGTTTTACAAGTTCATCACCCATAAACGGAAAGGAATGGCTCGGACAGTTTACCTATGCCCCAAACAGAAGTACAGAGATTTATGTCCGATATAAACAGGAAGAGAAACCGTCGGACGAATCAGTGTTATTCAAAAAAGTTCCATTGCCGGTAATTAAAAATAATGTTAGGGTGAATGTGCAGTGGATGAATGGAAAAAACTGGGAATTTCAGGCGAGATGTGAATGGGTGGGGATTCGTCAATTGGAAAGCAGGCAAGAGGGGGTTATGTTTTATCAGGAGATACGGTATAAACCGATGGGAAAGGCATATAGTTTTTCTCTGAGATGGTCGGTTTTTAGTACAGAAAGCTATGATTCAAGGATATACACCTATGAACAGGATATGGCGGGGGCATTCAGTTTACCCGCTTACTCTGGAACGGGCTATAGGTATTACCTGATCACCCGATACAGGCTGATGAAGGGACTGGATATCTGGCTTAGATACAGTACATCTGTCTTTCCAAATCCAACAGCATCCGGTGAAGAAATAGAAGGAAAAGATGAAATAAAAGCACAGATTAGGTGGCAATTCTAA